One Streptomyces sp. NBC_01237 genomic region harbors:
- a CDS encoding amino acid permease, with product MSAQQDTPPSGNGLFRTKTVEQSIRDTEEPEHALKKSLSALDLTVFGVGVVIGTGIFVLTGKVAKESAGPATAIAFVIAGVVCALAALCYAEFASTVPVAGSAYTFAYASLGELVAWIIGWDLVLEFALGTAVVAVGWSGYVRSLLDNVGWTLPDALSGTDATNGFGFDILAFALVLVLTVILVLGMKLSARVTTVVVAIKVAVVLIVIVAGGFFIKAANYTPFIPKAEPQPTGSDLTAPLVQLMFGYTPTNFGVMGIFTAASVVFFAFIGFDVVATAAEETKVPQRDMPRGILGSLIICTVLYVAVSVVVTGMQHYTELSVSAPLADAFKAVGRPFFAGVISFGAAIGLTTVCMILLLGQTRVFFAMSRDGLLPRFFSKTHPRFHTPYRPTILLGVIIAIVAGFTSIDELATLVNIGTLFAFVVVALGVIVLRRTRPELPRAFRTPWVPLLPIVSVAASVWLMLNLPAETWLRFGIWMAIGVIIYLMYGRRHSRMSAGR from the coding sequence GTGAGCGCGCAGCAGGACACACCACCGAGCGGAAACGGGCTGTTCAGGACCAAGACGGTCGAACAGTCGATCCGCGACACCGAAGAGCCGGAGCACGCGCTCAAGAAGTCCCTCTCCGCGCTGGACCTCACGGTCTTCGGAGTGGGCGTCGTCATCGGCACCGGTATCTTCGTGCTGACGGGCAAGGTGGCCAAGGAGTCGGCGGGTCCCGCCACCGCCATCGCGTTCGTGATCGCGGGCGTCGTCTGCGCACTCGCCGCGCTCTGCTACGCCGAATTCGCCTCCACCGTCCCGGTGGCCGGATCCGCGTACACCTTCGCGTACGCCTCACTGGGCGAACTGGTGGCCTGGATCATCGGCTGGGACCTGGTGCTGGAATTCGCCCTGGGCACGGCGGTGGTGGCGGTCGGCTGGTCCGGCTACGTCCGCTCGCTCCTGGACAACGTCGGCTGGACGCTCCCCGACGCGCTCTCCGGGACCGATGCGACGAACGGGTTCGGCTTCGACATCCTGGCGTTCGCCCTGGTCCTGGTGCTGACGGTCATCCTGGTGCTCGGCATGAAGCTGTCGGCCAGGGTCACCACGGTCGTGGTCGCGATCAAGGTGGCCGTGGTCCTGATCGTGATCGTCGCGGGCGGCTTCTTCATCAAGGCCGCCAACTACACACCGTTCATCCCGAAGGCCGAACCGCAGCCCACCGGTTCGGATCTGACCGCCCCACTGGTCCAGTTGATGTTCGGCTACACGCCCACGAACTTCGGCGTCATGGGAATCTTCACCGCCGCCTCCGTCGTCTTCTTCGCCTTCATCGGCTTCGACGTCGTGGCCACCGCGGCGGAGGAGACCAAGGTCCCGCAGCGGGACATGCCGCGCGGCATCCTCGGCTCGCTCATCATCTGTACGGTGCTCTACGTCGCCGTGTCCGTCGTGGTGACCGGGATGCAGCACTACACCGAGCTCTCGGTGAGCGCCCCGCTCGCGGACGCCTTCAAGGCCGTCGGGCGCCCCTTCTTCGCCGGGGTGATCAGCTTCGGCGCCGCGATCGGCCTCACCACGGTCTGCATGATCCTGCTGCTCGGCCAGACCCGGGTGTTCTTCGCGATGAGCCGAGACGGACTGCTCCCGCGGTTCTTCTCCAAGACGCACCCGCGCTTCCACACCCCCTACCGCCCCACGATCCTGCTCGGTGTGATCATCGCGATCGTCGCCGGGTTCACCAGCATCGACGAACTGGCGACCCTGGTGAACATCGGCACGCTCTTCGCGTTCGTCGTCGTGGCCCTCGGCGTGATCGTCCTGCGCCGCACCCGCCCGGAGCTGCCCCGCGCCTTCCGTACCCCGTGGGTGCCGCTGCTCCCGATCGTCTCGGTGGCCGCGTCGGTCTGGCTGATGCTCAACCTGCCCGCCGAGACCTGGCTGCGGTTCGGCATCTGGATGGCGATCGGCGTGATCATCTACCTCATGTACGGGCGCCGGCACAGCCGGATGTCGGCCGGGCGCTGA
- a CDS encoding NTP pyrophosphohydrolase encodes MPNEPVLVIVDAANVVGSVPDGWWRDRRGAAERLRDSLVPYAGAGLPGHPGPVELVLVVEGAARGVGAVPGVRVEAADGSGDDRIAELVAAAGSRPCVVVTADRGLRQRVEAYGARCVGPRTVRPLPPHRDS; translated from the coding sequence ATGCCGAACGAACCCGTACTGGTCATCGTCGACGCCGCGAACGTGGTCGGTTCCGTCCCGGACGGCTGGTGGCGGGACCGGCGCGGGGCGGCCGAGCGGCTGCGCGACTCCCTGGTCCCGTACGCCGGGGCCGGCCTGCCCGGACACCCCGGCCCCGTCGAACTCGTCCTGGTCGTCGAGGGCGCGGCCCGGGGTGTCGGGGCGGTGCCGGGAGTGCGGGTCGAGGCCGCGGACGGCAGCGGTGACGACAGGATCGCCGAGCTGGTCGCCGCGGCGGGGAGCCGCCCGTGTGTCGTCGTCACCGCCGACCGCGGACTGCGGCAGCGGGTCGAGGCGTACGGGGCACGGTGCGTGGGCCCGCGTACGGTACGCCCGCTGCCCCCGCACCGAGACAGCTGA
- a CDS encoding LCP family protein produces the protein MSHDAMTPAPHGGRGTSPHGDGRTPRGRKKERKRRSGLKITLGVLLVLLLAGGGTVYWLYSRLEGNITGVDIDKALGEDRPEKLPTAGQNLLVLGSDSRAGAENKELGGGGNVSGARSDTAMVVHIPEGRTKAVAVSIPRDTLVTRPECAESDGSTTPSADRVMFNSVYAQLGPACVVKTVEKMSGVRIDHYLEINFAGFKDLVDAIGGVTVDVPQDIHDKSSGLNLTAGPHKLNGTESLSYVRTRHGIGDGSDLGRIGLQQQFLLALLSEVKSQDLLGSPAKSYKIANSATKSLTTDSGLASLTSLGDFARSMNGVDPATMETIMLPVAYDKKDPNRVVASEPQAGELWKAIRSDTAIPASAKKSPATGG, from the coding sequence ATGAGCCACGACGCCATGACACCGGCCCCTCACGGAGGCCGGGGGACCTCACCTCACGGCGACGGCCGGACACCGCGGGGCCGCAAGAAGGAGCGGAAGCGCCGCAGCGGCCTCAAGATCACGCTCGGTGTGCTGCTCGTCCTCCTGCTCGCGGGCGGCGGCACCGTCTACTGGCTGTACAGCCGGCTCGAGGGGAACATCACGGGCGTCGACATCGACAAGGCGCTCGGCGAGGACCGCCCGGAGAAGCTGCCCACCGCCGGACAGAACCTGCTGGTCCTCGGCTCCGACTCGCGGGCCGGGGCGGAGAACAAGGAACTGGGCGGCGGCGGCAACGTGAGCGGCGCCCGTTCCGACACGGCGATGGTGGTCCACATCCCCGAGGGGCGGACGAAGGCCGTCGCGGTGTCCATCCCGCGCGACACGCTGGTGACCCGGCCCGAGTGTGCCGAGTCCGACGGCTCCACGACGCCGTCCGCGGACCGGGTGATGTTCAACTCGGTCTATGCACAGCTCGGACCGGCCTGTGTGGTCAAGACCGTCGAGAAGATGTCCGGCGTCCGGATCGATCACTACCTGGAGATCAACTTCGCCGGGTTCAAGGACCTGGTCGACGCCATCGGCGGCGTCACCGTCGACGTTCCCCAGGACATCCACGACAAGTCCTCCGGCCTGAACCTCACCGCCGGTCCGCACAAGCTCAACGGCACCGAGTCCCTCTCCTACGTACGCACCCGGCACGGCATCGGCGACGGCAGCGACCTCGGCCGCATCGGCCTCCAGCAGCAGTTCCTGCTCGCCCTGCTGAGCGAGGTCAAGTCGCAGGACCTGCTGGGCAGCCCGGCCAAGTCGTACAAGATCGCCAACTCGGCCACCAAGTCCCTGACCACCGACTCCGGCCTGGCCTCGCTGACGTCGCTCGGGGACTTCGCCCGTTCGATGAACGGCGTCGACCCCGCCACGATGGAGACGATCATGCTCCCGGTGGCCTACGACAAGAAGGACCCCAACCGGGTCGTGGCCTCCGAGCCGCAGGCCGGTGAGCTGTGGAAGGCGATCCGTTCGGACACCGCCATCCCCGCTTCGGCGAAGAAGTCCCCCGCGACCGGCGGCTGA
- the galE gene encoding UDP-glucose 4-epimerase GalE, producing the protein MAWLITGGAGFIGAHVVRAMREAGEPVVVFDDLSTGDRSRLPADVPFVRGTTLDADHLRRTMQEFSVRGIVHLAAKKQVAESVARPLYYYRENVQGLQSLLDASVDSGVRAFLFSSSAAVYGMPDVELVAEDTPCAPINPYGETKLAGEWMVRAAGRAHGIATASMRYFNVAGTATPGLADTGVFNLVPMVFEKLTEGAAPVVFGNDYDTADGTCVRDFIHVEDIASAHLAAALALMDRGPGTDLTVNIGRGEGVSVREMIDLIGEVTGYGPEAAPVAAARRAGDPARVVASADRIHHELGWSARHDVREMVASAWEGWCRRHPHARRPAE; encoded by the coding sequence ATGGCTTGGTTGATTACGGGTGGGGCAGGGTTCATCGGAGCGCACGTGGTGCGCGCGATGCGCGAGGCGGGTGAGCCCGTCGTGGTGTTCGACGACCTCTCGACGGGGGACCGCTCCCGTCTCCCCGCTGATGTGCCCTTCGTCCGGGGGACGACCCTCGACGCGGACCATCTGCGGCGCACGATGCAGGAGTTCTCCGTCCGGGGGATCGTGCATCTCGCGGCGAAGAAACAGGTGGCCGAGTCCGTCGCCCGCCCGCTGTACTACTACCGCGAGAACGTCCAGGGACTCCAGAGCCTCCTCGACGCCTCCGTGGACAGCGGGGTGCGCGCCTTCCTCTTCTCGTCGTCGGCCGCCGTGTACGGCATGCCCGATGTGGAGCTGGTGGCTGAGGACACGCCGTGCGCCCCGATCAACCCCTACGGCGAGACCAAGCTCGCCGGTGAGTGGATGGTGCGCGCGGCGGGCCGCGCGCACGGTATCGCCACCGCCTCGATGCGCTACTTCAACGTCGCGGGCACGGCCACGCCCGGCCTCGCGGACACCGGGGTCTTCAACCTCGTCCCCATGGTCTTCGAGAAGCTGACCGAGGGCGCGGCCCCGGTGGTCTTCGGCAACGACTACGACACCGCGGACGGCACCTGCGTACGCGACTTCATCCACGTCGAGGACATCGCGTCGGCCCACCTCGCCGCCGCGCTCGCCCTGATGGACCGGGGCCCCGGTACGGATCTCACGGTCAACATCGGCCGCGGCGAAGGCGTTTCGGTACGGGAGATGATCGACCTGATCGGCGAGGTGACGGGCTACGGGCCCGAGGCGGCTCCCGTCGCCGCAGCCCGCAGGGCGGGCGACCCGGCCCGGGTCGTCGCGTCGGCGGACCGTATCCACCACGAGCTCGGCTGGTCGGCCCGGCACGACGTGCGCGAGATGGTGGCGTCGGCCTGGGAGGGCTGGTGCCGTCGGCACCCGCACGCACGCCGCCCGGCCGAGTGA
- a CDS encoding CDP-alcohol phosphatidyltransferase family protein yields the protein MAKLSLRAVQKLTCKKRDAWWTVVLVDPVATRMLIVMARFNFITPNGVTWAALFVGLGSAGFFLKGDGLSLAIGAALYHLSFILDCIDGKLARLKGNGTVFGGWLDYVFDRIRVLFCALALMGGQYLRTDDERFLLAALMVVFLDMLRYVDALQIYKMRMSMRAKIEKVTNEQRQAEPPVEEATEAAASPVAGPEAPKVQFMEDLLRENPEADAELLKEQTGTGQVVDLHAQFRHRFPWYLRVRRALLRSRIRPHLISGIEFQMFVFIIGPLIGHILMTTLVSAVLMGIFELIIMYKFWLSTRDFTAVMAGLNVPAPSAAGTIAPHLHRGRHRHGRTAPDRAFADEELLNPRPDDDPGFQPYPQPYPQTYSDPYPQTHPAAPAAYGDRPAHGHEYQQPGEWVHDHQSRHRTQVQPLYAAPHTHQPQQHGHPGE from the coding sequence ATGGCCAAGCTGTCTCTGCGTGCTGTCCAGAAACTGACATGCAAGAAGCGTGACGCTTGGTGGACGGTGGTGCTGGTCGACCCCGTCGCGACCCGCATGCTCATCGTCATGGCGCGGTTCAACTTCATCACGCCGAACGGCGTCACCTGGGCGGCGCTCTTCGTCGGCCTCGGTTCCGCGGGGTTCTTCCTCAAGGGGGACGGGCTGTCCCTCGCCATCGGGGCGGCGCTGTACCACCTGAGCTTCATCCTCGACTGCATCGACGGGAAGCTCGCCCGGCTCAAGGGCAACGGCACGGTGTTCGGCGGCTGGCTCGACTACGTCTTCGACCGTATCCGGGTGCTCTTCTGCGCCCTGGCGCTCATGGGCGGGCAGTACCTGCGGACCGATGACGAAAGGTTTCTTCTCGCTGCGCTGATGGTCGTCTTCCTCGACATGCTCCGCTATGTCGACGCTCTTCAGATCTACAAGATGCGCATGTCGATGCGCGCCAAGATCGAGAAGGTCACCAACGAGCAGCGGCAGGCCGAACCCCCCGTCGAGGAAGCCACCGAAGCCGCGGCATCCCCGGTGGCCGGACCCGAAGCGCCCAAGGTCCAGTTCATGGAGGACCTGCTGCGCGAGAACCCCGAGGCCGACGCCGAACTGCTCAAGGAACAGACCGGCACCGGACAGGTCGTCGACCTCCACGCCCAGTTCCGTCACCGCTTCCCCTGGTACCTGAGGGTCAGAAGGGCGCTGCTGCGCAGCCGCATCAGGCCGCACCTCATCAGCGGCATCGAGTTCCAGATGTTCGTCTTCATCATCGGCCCGCTGATCGGCCACATCCTGATGACCACTCTGGTGTCGGCGGTACTGATGGGCATCTTCGAGCTGATCATCATGTACAAGTTCTGGCTCTCCACCCGCGACTTCACCGCTGTCATGGCCGGCCTGAACGTGCCGGCCCCGAGCGCGGCCGGCACCATCGCCCCCCATCTCCACCGCGGGCGCCACCGCCACGGCCGGACGGCGCCGGACCGGGCGTTCGCCGACGAGGAGCTGCTGAACCCGCGGCCCGACGACGACCCCGGCTTCCAGCCGTACCCCCAGCCGTATCCCCAGACCTACTCCGACCCCTACCCCCAGACCCACCCGGCGGCCCCCGCGGCGTACGGCGACCGGCCGGCCCACGGGCACGAGTACCAGCAACCGGGCGAGTGGGTCCACGACCACCAGAGCCGTCACCGGACACAGGTACAGCCGCTGTACGCAGCCCCCCACACCCACCAGCCGCAGCAGCACGGTCACCCCGGCGAGTGA
- a CDS encoding bifunctional glycosyltransferase/CDP-glycerol:glycerophosphate glycerophosphotransferase, translating into MSYEQDTPDVWVTVVIPAHNAATTIGKALQSAVNQTYERVEVVIVDDASTDDTLDVVKSFAGNNSRVRVLRRPTNSGGVGAPRNLGIAQAAGRYVLFLDADDELPPRACELLLAGALETGSDITAGRAVRINRATGESEGWAPEVYAMARTVPSLVEFPLLLSDPIAAAKMYRVDFLREAGIRFPEGVFYEDTYFSTVAGCLADGITVITDPVYRWMWETGGGSITGRTGELRSITDRVAVHRATDAFLLDRGLWQLKVRKDSKFLAHDLRLYMRALAEGDPEFQQGFAEIAGSYLFSISDEAFELCDPVDRVRAYLVMYQEIEAALTTLDYAQRKSVLSSFLVEEDGRVFWSGDHLHLPDARRMLDVTELGLSRAKLSHEPLFAQLDAWSMTDTSKLRFRGRLVNRFGRIERGHDLKLTLAVRNRHSKKDITAPLPDVEVDERFLSFGGSVDLAAMLGEEFSDGTVWNVSVVVEWNRARSRSPLNVRDVDLGGLDFVSHGEEFEGYRTVSGNLALRGATAGRRTFESAQNDPDAPWMWWRDRLHRPFATLEHPFEMAVVVPCYNVAAYLDDCLGSIAAQEGFAATQVILVDDGATDETPRILDDFARLYANVTVVHQPNGGLGNARNNGLDRVTAPYVTFLDSDDILGEQALSLMLQAAWRDGSEVVIGDLVNFPDRPYGPWKQYFGKGDRRIDDFADVPDLIFSGSACNKVFSTGLLRRLGVRFGEGVHFEDSWVTLPSMLRANAISIVDRPVYYYRGRPDGSSIMDSLWSKPANYRDHLRLNHFLLDYTATERSDIRRMFQRYATRTYKGFLCNARNVMGRTQLEEIFPGISRHYAQIPDEVILEYATNPAQQLDHYAAKSGNFELFRDPAPVLEQAPLVLEIDDDGFYRTYAGGARNTRAARVNDPNVVVESVRTRGDVLVVEGCLAFPGMDISGPMDNPLEFVYQTANAKISVPLRQVARRDLWNTRNGRDLYAGWYAEIPLADLVSGGFGVGDFRLRVHRVDGSRQRNVVMKARLPLHRLKGPGRIGRHPYMLTIGGQDALHLRLVDRKIRHRARHALWRTSREIRILKTRNPGWRMRLAYWLTYPFLNSREIWLIGERTDTAQDNSYHFFKWMRTHRKRRRAYYVIDGKAADYAKVARYGRVIKLGSFKHRMYLLHATKLIGSYDSESYLVPEGYRKVLFLHRFGELLKYQRVFLQHGISYNDVTSGVDQRITGYDLIVATGRQEREYLALEAGFGERAVLAGLPRFDALRREPRQRPRILLMPTWRQWIVTASYKKSTGPAKTAFTQSEYFRFYRSLLSDRRLIDALERFGVDLEFFPHYEIRPYLHNFRIDAAAIEVADPKTRNVQEAMKECSLMVTDYSSVFFDVAYMGIPLVHVPFDEEDFYGRHYRRGYFTLSQDGFGPVCRTVDQAVDEIIAAMARQFTVESPYRERAEYFFAHRGDGNCERVYRAIDALGDANAAALGPSGPVGVLPAPDPRQDREPAPLPTAEGMDLHGASPVERDGGWERAV; encoded by the coding sequence GTGAGTTACGAACAGGACACCCCTGACGTCTGGGTGACCGTCGTCATCCCCGCCCACAACGCGGCGACGACGATCGGGAAGGCGCTCCAGTCGGCCGTCAACCAGACGTACGAACGGGTCGAGGTGGTCATCGTCGACGACGCCTCGACGGACGACACGCTCGACGTCGTGAAGAGCTTCGCCGGAAACAACAGCCGCGTCCGTGTGCTGCGCAGGCCCACGAACAGCGGTGGCGTCGGCGCGCCCCGCAACCTGGGCATCGCACAGGCCGCGGGCCGGTACGTGCTGTTCCTCGACGCCGACGACGAACTTCCGCCCCGCGCCTGCGAGCTGCTGCTGGCCGGAGCGCTGGAGACCGGCAGCGACATCACCGCGGGCAGGGCGGTCCGCATCAACCGTGCCACCGGCGAGAGCGAGGGCTGGGCCCCGGAGGTGTACGCGATGGCGCGCACCGTGCCCAGCCTCGTGGAGTTTCCGCTGCTGCTGTCCGACCCGATCGCGGCGGCGAAGATGTACCGGGTGGATTTCCTGCGGGAAGCCGGTATCCGGTTCCCCGAGGGTGTCTTCTACGAGGACACCTACTTCTCCACCGTCGCGGGCTGCCTGGCGGACGGGATCACCGTCATCACCGACCCGGTGTACCGGTGGATGTGGGAGACCGGGGGCGGATCGATCACCGGCCGCACCGGAGAGCTGCGCAGCATCACGGACCGGGTCGCCGTGCACCGGGCCACCGACGCCTTCCTCCTCGACCGGGGACTGTGGCAGCTCAAGGTCCGCAAGGACTCGAAGTTCCTCGCGCACGACCTGCGCCTGTACATGCGGGCGCTCGCGGAGGGCGATCCGGAGTTCCAGCAGGGCTTCGCCGAGATCGCGGGCAGCTACCTCTTCTCGATCAGCGACGAGGCTTTCGAGCTGTGCGACCCGGTCGACCGGGTGCGGGCCTACCTCGTCATGTACCAGGAGATCGAGGCGGCGCTGACGACGCTCGACTACGCACAGCGCAAGAGCGTGCTGTCGTCCTTCCTCGTGGAGGAGGACGGACGGGTGTTCTGGTCGGGGGACCATCTGCACCTGCCGGACGCCCGGCGCATGCTCGATGTGACGGAACTGGGCCTGTCACGGGCCAAGCTCTCCCACGAACCGCTCTTCGCCCAGCTCGACGCGTGGTCCATGACGGACACGTCGAAGCTCCGCTTCCGGGGACGGCTGGTCAACCGGTTCGGGCGGATCGAGCGCGGACACGACCTCAAGCTCACCCTGGCCGTACGCAACCGGCACTCCAAGAAGGACATCACGGCACCCCTCCCGGACGTCGAGGTCGATGAACGGTTCCTCTCCTTCGGCGGCTCGGTCGACCTCGCGGCCATGCTCGGCGAGGAGTTCTCGGACGGCACCGTCTGGAACGTGTCCGTCGTCGTCGAGTGGAACCGTGCCCGGTCCCGGTCGCCCCTCAATGTGCGTGATGTCGACCTCGGCGGGCTCGACTTCGTGTCGCACGGTGAGGAGTTCGAGGGCTACCGCACGGTCAGCGGAAATCTCGCCCTGCGCGGGGCGACGGCCGGACGCCGGACCTTCGAGTCCGCCCAGAACGACCCCGACGCGCCGTGGATGTGGTGGCGCGACCGGCTCCACAGACCGTTCGCGACCCTTGAGCATCCCTTCGAGATGGCCGTCGTCGTGCCCTGCTACAACGTCGCCGCCTACCTGGACGACTGCCTCGGCTCGATCGCGGCCCAGGAGGGTTTCGCCGCCACACAGGTCATCCTGGTCGACGACGGGGCGACCGACGAGACCCCGCGGATCCTCGACGACTTCGCGCGCCTCTACGCCAACGTGACCGTGGTCCACCAGCCGAACGGCGGGCTCGGCAACGCCCGGAACAACGGTCTCGACCGGGTCACCGCGCCGTACGTCACCTTCCTGGACTCCGACGACATCCTGGGCGAGCAGGCCCTGTCCCTGATGCTCCAGGCCGCGTGGCGGGACGGGTCCGAGGTGGTCATCGGGGATCTGGTGAACTTCCCGGACCGGCCGTACGGCCCGTGGAAGCAGTACTTCGGCAAGGGCGACCGCCGTATCGACGACTTCGCCGACGTACCCGACCTGATCTTCAGCGGATCCGCCTGCAACAAGGTCTTCAGCACCGGCCTGCTGCGCCGCCTGGGAGTGCGCTTCGGCGAAGGAGTCCACTTCGAGGACTCCTGGGTGACCCTGCCGAGCATGCTGCGGGCGAACGCGATCAGCATCGTGGACCGGCCGGTCTACTACTACCGCGGGCGCCCCGACGGCTCCTCCATCATGGACTCCCTGTGGAGCAAGCCGGCGAACTACCGCGACCACCTGCGGCTCAACCACTTCCTGCTGGACTACACCGCCACCGAGCGGTCCGACATCAGGCGCATGTTCCAGCGCTACGCCACCCGCACCTACAAGGGCTTCCTGTGCAACGCCCGCAATGTCATGGGCCGCACGCAGCTGGAGGAGATCTTCCCCGGAATCTCCCGGCACTACGCCCAGATCCCCGACGAGGTCATCCTCGAATACGCCACCAACCCCGCGCAGCAGCTCGACCACTACGCGGCCAAGAGCGGCAACTTCGAGCTCTTCCGGGACCCGGCACCGGTGCTGGAACAGGCACCCCTGGTGCTGGAGATCGACGACGACGGCTTCTACCGCACCTACGCGGGCGGGGCCAGGAACACCCGGGCCGCCCGGGTCAACGACCCCAACGTCGTGGTGGAGTCGGTCCGTACCCGAGGCGATGTCCTGGTCGTGGAGGGCTGTCTGGCCTTCCCCGGGATGGACATCAGCGGCCCGATGGACAACCCGCTGGAGTTCGTCTACCAGACGGCGAACGCCAAGATCAGTGTGCCGCTGCGCCAGGTCGCCCGGCGCGATCTCTGGAACACCCGCAACGGCCGCGACCTGTACGCGGGCTGGTACGCCGAGATTCCGCTCGCCGACCTGGTGAGCGGGGGATTCGGCGTCGGCGACTTCCGGCTGCGCGTCCACCGCGTGGACGGGTCGCGCCAGCGCAATGTCGTGATGAAGGCACGGCTGCCGCTGCACCGGCTCAAGGGGCCGGGGCGGATCGGACGCCACCCCTACATGCTCACCATCGGCGGTCAGGACGCCCTGCACCTGCGGCTGGTCGACCGGAAGATCCGCCACCGGGCCAGGCACGCCCTGTGGCGGACGTCGCGCGAGATCCGCATCCTCAAGACCCGCAACCCCGGCTGGCGGATGCGGCTGGCGTACTGGCTGACCTACCCGTTCCTCAACTCCCGTGAGATCTGGCTCATCGGCGAGCGGACCGACACGGCGCAGGACAACTCGTACCACTTCTTCAAGTGGATGCGGACCCACCGCAAGCGCCGCAGGGCCTACTACGTCATCGACGGGAAGGCGGCCGACTACGCCAAGGTCGCCCGCTACGGCCGAGTGATCAAGCTGGGTTCGTTCAAGCACCGGATGTACCTGCTGCACGCGACCAAGCTCATCGGCTCGTACGACTCCGAGTCCTATCTGGTGCCCGAGGGCTACCGGAAGGTGCTCTTCCTGCACCGGTTCGGTGAGCTGCTGAAGTACCAGCGGGTGTTCCTCCAGCACGGGATCAGCTACAACGACGTCACCTCCGGTGTGGACCAGCGGATCACCGGCTACGACCTGATCGTGGCCACCGGACGTCAGGAACGCGAGTACCTGGCCCTGGAGGCCGGTTTCGGCGAGCGCGCGGTGCTGGCGGGGCTGCCCCGCTTCGACGCGCTGCGCAGGGAGCCGAGGCAGCGCCCGCGCATTCTGCTCATGCCCACCTGGCGGCAGTGGATCGTGACCGCCTCGTACAAGAAGTCCACCGGGCCCGCCAAGACGGCCTTCACCCAGTCCGAGTACTTCCGCTTCTACCGGTCGCTGCTCTCCGACCGGCGGCTCATCGACGCCCTCGAACGCTTCGGTGTCGACCTGGAGTTCTTCCCCCACTACGAGATCCGGCCCTACCTCCACAACTTCCGGATCGACGCCGCCGCCATCGAGGTCGCCGACCCGAAGACCCGCAACGTCCAGGAGGCCATGAAGGAGTGCTCCCTCATGGTGACGGACTACTCGTCGGTGTTCTTCGACGTGGCGTACATGGGCATCCCGCTCGTCCACGTCCCCTTCGACGAGGAGGACTTCTACGGACGGCACTACAGACGGGGCTATTTCACCCTCTCGCAGGACGGCTTCGGGCCGGTCTGCCGCACGGTCGACCAGGCGGTCGACGAGATCATCGCGGCGATGGCCCGGCAGTTCACCGTCGAGAGCCCCTACCGGGAGCGCGCCGAGTACTTCTTCGCACACCGCGGCGACGGAAACTGTGAACGCGTGTACCGGGCGATCGACGCCCTGGGGGACGCGAACGCCGCCGCCCTCGGTCCTTCGGGGCCGGTCGGAGTCCTGCCGGCACCGGACCCGCGGCAGGACCGGGAGCCGGCCCCGCTGCCCACCGCCGAGGGAATGGACCTCCACGGGGCGAGCCCCGTGGAGCGGGACGGAGGCTGGGAGCGTGCGGTCTGA